DNA from Acuticoccus sediminis:
ACCTGGAGACACTCGGCCTGGAGGAGCCGGGGCTCGACCGGCTCATCCGCGCCGGCTACGGCCTCCTCGACCTCATCACCTACTTCACCGCCGGCCCGAAGGAGGCCCGCGCCTGGACGATCCGCGACGGCACCCTCGCCCCGCAGGCCGCCGGCGTGATCCACACCGACTTCGAGAAGGGCTTCATCCGCGCCCAGACCATCGCCTACGACGACTACATCGGCCTCGGCGGCGAAGTGGCGGCGAAGGAAGCCGGCAAGGCCCGCGACGAAGGCAAGGACTACCGCGTCCACGACGGCGACGTGATCCTCTTCAAGTTCGCCAACTGACGGGGCGCGCCTCGGATCGAACCGGCGCCGGGCCGGCGATCCGCGCCCCGGCCCGAAGACGAGGAGGGGTTCCCCTCCTCGTGCTCCTCCCCGTCTCGCCGACGGGCAGAGGTTCGGGACGGACGGCCGCTTGCGCGTCCGGCCGCCGCGACCCTCCTCTCAAGGCTGCTCCGGGCCACGACGGCGTCAAGCGGCCGTCCTCGCCATGCTCGCCCTCGCGGGCTGCGCGTGGCTCCGGGCGGCCACTTGACCCCGCCGCAGCCCTTCCGGAGAAATTAGCCCCTGATCGGGTAATCGAGGGCCCTCAGGCGGTCCAGCGCGCCCTGCAGGATGATCGTCGCCGCCATCTTGTCGATGGATTCGCGGCGCTTGGCGCGTGACGTGTCCGTCTCGATCAGCGCCCGCTCCGCCGCCACCGTCGACCACCGCTCGTCCCACGCCACCATCGGCCGCTCCGAGAGCTTGGCCATGTTGCGCGCGAAGTCGCGCGTCGACTGCGCCCGCGGGCCGGACGTGCCGTCCATGTTGAGCGGCAGGCCGACGACGAAGGCGGTCACGTTGTAGCGCGTGGCGAGGTCGAGGAGCGCGGTCGAGTCCGCCTTGAACTTGGTG
Protein-coding regions in this window:
- the ruvX gene encoding Holliday junction resolvase RuvX, which translates into the protein MTAPGPFTPIEDIGHLRGALFGLDFGTKTIGIAVSDEGWRIATPLHTIRRTKFKADSTALLDLATRYNVTAFVVGLPLNMDGTSGPRAQSTRDFARNMAKLSERPMVAWDERWSTVAAERALIETDTSRAKRRESIDKMAATIILQGALDRLRALDYPIRG